One window of the Pseudomonas sihuiensis genome contains the following:
- the rplV gene encoding 50S ribosomal protein L22, giving the protein MEVAAKLSGARISAQKARLVADQIRGKKVGEALNLLAFSSKKAAEIMKKVLESAVANAEHNEGADVDDLKVSTVFVNEGRSLKRIMPRAKGRADRIVKRSCHITVKVADK; this is encoded by the coding sequence ATGGAAGTAGCCGCTAAGTTGTCGGGCGCTCGCATCTCCGCCCAGAAAGCTCGCCTGGTCGCCGACCAGATCCGCGGGAAGAAGGTGGGCGAAGCGCTCAACCTGCTGGCTTTCAGCAGCAAGAAAGCCGCCGAGATCATGAAGAAAGTGCTGGAGTCGGCCGTTGCCAACGCCGAGCACAACGAAGGCGCAGACGTTGATGACCTGAAGGTCAGCACCGTTTTCGTCAACGAAGGGCGTTCGCTTAAGCGCATCATGCCGCGTGCCAAAGGCCGTGCTGATCGCATCGTCAAGCGGTCTTGCCATATCACTGTCAAGGTTGCGGACAAGTAA
- the rplD gene encoding 50S ribosomal protein L4 gives MQLNVNGAQAIEVSDATFGGEFNETLVHQAVVAYMAGGRQGTKGQKSRSDVSGGGKRPWRQKGTGRARAGTTRGPIWRGGGVTFAASTRNHDQKLNKKMYRAALRSILAELVRTDRLVVVEDFAVDAPKTKTLLAKLNGLGLTDVLIVSDAVDENLYLAARNLPHVDVRDVQGSDPVSLIAYEKVLVTVSAVKKFEELLG, from the coding sequence ATGCAATTGAATGTAAATGGCGCTCAGGCGATCGAAGTGTCCGATGCGACCTTCGGTGGCGAGTTCAACGAGACCCTGGTTCACCAAGCAGTCGTAGCCTACATGGCTGGCGGTCGTCAAGGTACCAAAGGCCAGAAGTCCCGTTCCGACGTTTCCGGTGGCGGCAAGCGCCCGTGGCGTCAGAAAGGCACCGGTCGTGCTCGTGCCGGTACCACTCGTGGTCCGATCTGGCGTGGCGGTGGTGTGACCTTCGCAGCGTCCACCCGTAACCATGATCAAAAGCTGAACAAGAAGATGTACCGCGCAGCTCTGCGCTCCATCCTTGCTGAGCTGGTTCGTACCGACCGTCTGGTCGTAGTCGAAGACTTCGCCGTTGACGCGCCGAAGACCAAGACTCTGCTGGCCAAACTCAATGGCCTGGGCCTGACCGACGTGCTGATCGTATCCGACGCTGTCGATGAGAACCTGTACCTGGCTGCCCGCAACCTGCCGCACGTTGATGTACGTGACGTTCAGGGTTCCGATCCGGTCAGCCTGATCGCGTACGAGAAGGTGCTGGTCACCGTTTCGGCCGTGAAGAAATTCGAGGAGCTGCTGGGATGA
- the rplB gene encoding 50S ribosomal protein L2, with protein sequence MAIVKCKPTSAGRRFVVKVVNQELHKGAPYAPLLEKKSKSGGRNNNGRITTRHIGGGHKQHYRLVDFRRNDKDGIPATVERVEYDPNRTAHIALLKYADGERRYIIAPKGVSAGDQLIAGIMAPIKPGNSLQLRNIPVGSTVHGIELKPGKGAQIARSAGASAQLIAREGAYVTLRLRSGEMRKVLSECRATLGEVSNSEHSLRSLGKAGAKRWRGVRPTVRGVAMNPVDHPHGGGEGRTSGGRHPVSPWGFPTKGAKTRANKRTDNMIVRRRK encoded by the coding sequence ATGGCAATCGTTAAATGCAAACCGACTTCCGCTGGCCGCCGTTTTGTGGTCAAGGTGGTCAATCAGGAGCTGCACAAAGGCGCTCCATACGCTCCGCTGCTCGAGAAAAAGTCGAAGTCCGGTGGTCGTAACAACAATGGCCGTATTACCACCCGTCATATCGGTGGTGGTCATAAGCAGCATTACCGTCTGGTCGACTTCCGTCGCAACGACAAGGATGGCATTCCTGCCACCGTCGAGCGCGTGGAATACGATCCGAACCGTACTGCTCACATCGCTCTGCTGAAATACGCTGACGGCGAACGTCGCTACATCATCGCTCCGAAGGGCGTTTCTGCTGGCGACCAGCTGATTGCGGGCATCATGGCTCCGATCAAGCCGGGCAACAGCCTGCAGCTGCGCAACATTCCGGTAGGTTCGACCGTTCACGGTATCGAGCTGAAGCCGGGTAAAGGTGCTCAGATCGCTCGTTCCGCTGGTGCTTCCGCTCAGCTGATCGCTCGTGAAGGTGCCTATGTGACTCTGCGTCTGCGCTCCGGCGAAATGCGTAAAGTCCTTTCCGAGTGCCGTGCGACCCTGGGCGAAGTCTCGAACTCCGAGCACAGCCTGCGTTCGCTGGGTAAGGCCGGTGCCAAGCGCTGGCGCGGTGTTCGTCCGACCGTTCGTGGTGTTGCCATGAACCCGGTTGATCACCCGCACGGTGGTGGTGAGGGTCGTACCTCCGGTGGTCGTCATCCGGTGTCGCCATGGGGCTTCCCGACCAAGGGCGCGAAGACCCGTGCTAACAAGCGCACCGACAACATGATCGTCCGTCGTCGCAAGTAA
- the rplN gene encoding 50S ribosomal protein L14 — MIQTQSMLDVADNSGARRVMCIKVLGGSHRRYAGIGDIIKVTVKEAIPRGKVKKGQVMTAVVVRTRHGVRRADGSIIRFDGNAAVLLNNKQEPIGTRIFGPVTRELRSEKFMKIVSLAPEVL; from the coding sequence ATGATTCAGACTCAATCCATGCTCGATGTGGCTGACAACAGTGGTGCACGTCGTGTTATGTGCATCAAGGTGCTGGGCGGCTCTCATCGTCGCTACGCCGGCATCGGCGACATCATCAAGGTCACCGTCAAGGAAGCAATTCCGCGCGGCAAAGTGAAGAAAGGTCAGGTCATGACTGCAGTGGTTGTTCGTACCCGTCACGGCGTTCGTCGTGCCGACGGTTCGATCATCCGCTTCGACGGCAACGCTGCTGTTCTGCTGAACAACAAGCAAGAGCCGATCGGTACCCGTATCTTCGGGCCAGTGACCCGTGAACTGCGTTCCGAGAAGTTCATGAAGATCGTCTCGCTCGCCCCTGAAGTGCTTTAA
- the rpsN gene encoding 30S ribosomal protein S14: MAKTSMKNRELKRQQTVAKYAKKRAELKATIANPNTSPEARWEAQVALQKQPRDASASRLRNRCRITGRPHGVYRKFGLSRNKLREAAMRGDVPGLVKASW; encoded by the coding sequence ATGGCCAAGACAAGCATGAAGAACCGCGAGCTGAAGCGTCAGCAAACGGTTGCCAAGTACGCCAAGAAGCGTGCCGAGCTGAAAGCCACCATCGCTAATCCGAACACCAGTCCGGAAGCGCGTTGGGAAGCTCAGGTCGCTCTGCAGAAGCAACCACGGGACGCCAGCGCCTCGCGCCTGCGTAACCGTTGCCGCATCACCGGCCGTCCGCACGGCGTTTACCGCAAGTTCGGTCTGTCGCGTAACAAGCTGCGCGAAGCCGCCATGCGCGGTGACGTACCGGGCCTGGTGAAAGCCAGCTGGTAA
- the rpsC gene encoding 30S ribosomal protein S3, with translation MGQKVHPVGIRLGIVKDHTSVWYADGRTYADYLNADLKVRAYLQDKLKSASVSRIDIARPAQTARITIHTARPGIVIGKKGEDVEKLRQDLTKQMGVPVHINIEEIRKPELDGMLVAQSVAQQLERRVMFRRAMKRAVQNAMRIGAKGIKIQVSGRLGGAEIARTEWYREGRVPLHTLRADIDYATYEAHTTYGVIGVKVWIFKGEVIGGRTEELKPQAPAPRKAAKK, from the coding sequence ATGGGTCAGAAAGTACATCCCGTTGGCATCCGCCTGGGAATCGTCAAGGATCACACTTCGGTTTGGTATGCAGATGGTCGCACTTACGCCGACTACCTGAACGCCGACCTGAAGGTTCGTGCATACCTGCAAGACAAACTAAAAAGCGCGTCCGTTAGCCGTATCGACATCGCTCGCCCGGCTCAAACCGCACGCATCACCATCCACACCGCTCGTCCCGGCATCGTGATCGGCAAGAAAGGTGAAGATGTTGAGAAGCTGCGTCAGGACCTGACCAAGCAAATGGGTGTGCCGGTGCACATCAACATCGAAGAGATCCGCAAGCCGGAGCTCGACGGTATGCTGGTTGCACAGAGCGTAGCTCAGCAGCTGGAGCGCCGCGTAATGTTCCGTCGCGCCATGAAGCGCGCTGTACAGAACGCCATGCGTATTGGTGCCAAGGGCATCAAGATCCAGGTGAGTGGTCGTCTTGGTGGCGCTGAAATCGCCCGTACCGAGTGGTATCGCGAAGGTCGTGTGCCCCTGCACACCCTGCGTGCAGATATCGATTACGCCACCTACGAAGCGCACACCACTTACGGTGTGATCGGCGTCAAGGTTTGGATCTTCAAGGGTGAGGTCATTGGTGGCCGCACTGAAGAGCTGAAGCCGCAAGCGCCCGCTCCTCGTAAAGCTGCTAAGAAATAA
- the rpsQ gene encoding 30S ribosomal protein S17 yields MAEAEKTVRTLTGRVVSDKMDKTITVLIERRVKHPIYGKYVKRSTKLHAHDETNQCKIGDKVSIRETRPQSKTKSWALVEVVERAVDV; encoded by the coding sequence ATGGCTGAAGCCGAAAAAACAGTCCGTACGCTGACCGGCCGTGTTGTCAGCGACAAGATGGACAAGACCATCACCGTTCTGATCGAGCGCCGTGTAAAGCACCCGATCTACGGTAAATACGTCAAGCGTTCGACCAAACTGCACGCTCACGACGAAACCAACCAGTGCAAGATCGGCGACAAGGTTTCCATTCGCGAAACCCGTCCGCAGTCCAAGACCAAGTCCTGGGCTCTGGTTGAAGTCGTCGAACGCGCAGTTGACGTCTAA
- the rpsJ gene encoding 30S ribosomal protein S10, with the protein MQNQQIRIRLKAFDHRLIDQSTQEIVETAKRTGAQVRGPIPLPTRKERYTVLISPHVNKDARDQYEIRTHKRVLDIVQPTDKTVDALMKLDLAAGVEVQISLG; encoded by the coding sequence ATGCAAAACCAACAAATCCGTATTCGGTTGAAGGCTTTTGACCATCGCCTGATCGATCAATCTACCCAGGAAATCGTGGAAACCGCGAAACGTACTGGTGCTCAGGTGCGTGGTCCGATTCCTCTGCCTACTCGTAAGGAGCGGTACACCGTTCTGATCTCTCCGCACGTCAACAAGGACGCGCGTGATCAGTACGAAATCCGCACTCATAAGCGTGTTCTGGACATCGTCCAGCCGACGGATAAAACCGTTGACGCGCTGATGAAGCTCGACCTTGCGGCAGGCGTGGAAGTGCAGATCAGCCTCGGCTAA
- the rpsH gene encoding 30S ribosomal protein S8: MSMQDPLADMLTRIRNAQMAEKSVVSMPSSTLKVAVAKVLKDEGYIAGYEVNGEAKPQLSIELKYFEGRPVIEEVKRVSRPGLRQYKSVDDLPKVRGGLGVSIVSTNKGVMTDRAARAAGVGGEVLCTVF; this comes from the coding sequence ATGAGTATGCAGGACCCGTTAGCGGACATGCTAACTCGTATCCGTAATGCCCAGATGGCTGAAAAGTCCGTCGTAAGCATGCCTTCTTCCACTCTGAAGGTAGCCGTAGCCAAAGTTCTGAAAGACGAAGGTTACATTGCGGGTTATGAAGTCAATGGTGAAGCCAAGCCACAACTGTCCATCGAGCTGAAGTACTTCGAAGGCCGTCCGGTCATCGAGGAAGTCAAGCGCGTGAGCCGTCCTGGCCTTCGTCAATACAAATCCGTCGATGACCTGCCGAAGGTTCGCGGCGGTCTCGGTGTTTCCATCGTCTCCACCAATAAAGGTGTGATGACGGATCGCGCTGCGCGCGCTGCCGGTGTCGGCGGCGAAGTGCTCTGCACCGTGTTCTAA
- the rplP gene encoding 50S ribosomal protein L16, with protein sequence MLQPKRTKFRKQMTGHNRGLAQRGSKVSFGEFALKSVARGRLTARQIESARRALTRHVKRGGKIWIRVFPDKPVTKKPLEVRMGKGKGGVEYWVAQIQPGKVLYEIEGVSEELAREAFALAAAKLPLATTFVKRTVM encoded by the coding sequence ATGTTGCAACCAAAGCGTACGAAGTTCCGCAAGCAGATGACCGGCCACAACCGTGGTCTGGCTCAGCGCGGTAGCAAGGTCAGCTTCGGCGAGTTCGCGCTGAAGTCTGTAGCCCGCGGTCGTCTCACCGCCCGTCAGATCGAGTCCGCTCGTCGTGCTCTGACTCGTCACGTAAAACGTGGCGGCAAGATCTGGATTCGCGTATTCCCGGACAAGCCGGTTACCAAGAAGCCTCTCGAAGTGCGGATGGGTAAAGGTAAGGGTGGCGTCGAATATTGGGTAGCCCAGATCCAGCCAGGCAAAGTCCTGTACGAGATCGAAGGCGTTTCCGAAGAGCTGGCGCGTGAGGCTTTCGCCCTGGCTGCTGCAAAGCTGCCGCTCGCCACCACCTTTGTTAAGCGGACGGTGATGTGA
- the rplC gene encoding 50S ribosomal protein L3 — MTIGVVGRKCGMTRIFTEEGVSIPVTVIEIEPNRVTQFKNEESDGYRAVQVTVGERRASRVSKAQAGHFAKANVAAGRTVLEFRLEEGDYQAGDLINAEIFQAGQLVDVTGQSKGKGFAGTIKRWNFRGQDNTHGNSVSHRVPGSIGQCQTPGRVFKGKKMSGHMGAERVTVQSLEVVRVDAERNLLLVKGAVPGATGGDVIVRPAVKA; from the coding sequence ATGACTATTGGTGTAGTCGGTCGTAAGTGCGGCATGACCCGCATTTTCACCGAAGAAGGTGTCTCCATTCCGGTCACGGTCATCGAGATCGAGCCGAATCGCGTCACCCAGTTCAAAAACGAGGAGTCCGATGGCTACCGCGCAGTGCAGGTCACTGTCGGCGAGCGTCGCGCCTCGCGCGTCAGCAAGGCTCAGGCCGGTCACTTCGCCAAGGCGAACGTCGCGGCAGGTCGAACCGTTCTGGAATTCCGTCTTGAAGAAGGCGACTACCAGGCCGGCGATCTGATCAACGCTGAAATTTTCCAAGCTGGTCAGCTGGTGGATGTCACCGGTCAGTCCAAAGGTAAAGGCTTCGCCGGTACCATCAAGCGTTGGAACTTCCGCGGCCAGGACAATACTCACGGTAACTCCGTTTCTCACCGTGTACCGGGTTCCATCGGTCAGTGCCAGACCCCGGGTCGTGTATTCAAGGGCAAAAAGATGTCCGGTCATATGGGCGCTGAGCGCGTGACCGTACAGTCCCTGGAAGTCGTTCGCGTAGACGCCGAGCGTAACCTGCTGCTGGTCAAGGGTGCCGTTCCGGGCGCTACTGGCGGCGACGTTATCGTTCGTCCGGCTGTCAAGGCGTAA
- the rplE gene encoding 50S ribosomal protein L5: protein MARLKEIYRKEIAPKLKEELKLANVMEVPRITKITLNMGLGEAIGDKKIIENAVADLEKITGQKVVVTHARKSIAGFKVREGWPIGVKVTLRRERMYEFLDRLLSISLPRVRDFRGLNAKSFDGRGNYSMGVKEQIIFPEIDYDKIDALRGLDITLTTTARNDDEGRALLRAFNFPFRN, encoded by the coding sequence ATGGCACGACTGAAAGAGATTTACCGGAAGGAAATCGCGCCCAAGCTGAAGGAAGAACTGAAGCTGGCGAACGTGATGGAAGTTCCGCGCATCACCAAGATCACCCTGAACATGGGCCTGGGCGAAGCGATCGGTGACAAGAAAATCATCGAAAACGCTGTTGCCGACCTCGAGAAGATTACCGGTCAGAAAGTCGTTGTGACTCATGCCCGCAAGTCGATCGCAGGTTTCAAGGTTCGTGAAGGTTGGCCGATTGGCGTCAAGGTCACTCTGCGTCGCGAGCGTATGTACGAGTTCCTGGATCGTCTGCTGTCCATCTCCCTGCCGCGCGTGCGTGACTTCCGCGGCCTGAATGCCAAGTCCTTCGATGGTCGTGGCAACTACAGCATGGGCGTGAAAGAGCAGATCATCTTCCCGGAAATCGATTACGACAAAATCGATGCGCTGCGTGGTCTGGACATCACCCTGACTACCACTGCCCGTAACGATGATGAAGGCCGCGCTCTGCTGCGTGCTTTCAACTTCCCGTTCCGCAACTGA
- the rplF gene encoding 50S ribosomal protein L6: protein MSRVAKNPVVLPAGVEIKLAGQQLSVKGAKGALELNVHSSVEVIQEGSELRFAARNGDQQNRAMAGTTRALVNNMVIGVSQGFERKLQLVGVGYKAQAKGQVLNLALGFSHPIDYELPEGVVAETPNQTEILIKGIDKQLVGQVAAEIRDFRRPEPYKGKGVRYADEVVRRKEAKKK from the coding sequence ATGTCTCGCGTTGCTAAGAACCCCGTTGTGCTGCCTGCCGGTGTCGAGATCAAACTCGCCGGTCAGCAGCTCTCGGTCAAGGGTGCCAAGGGCGCTCTGGAACTGAACGTTCACTCGTCCGTGGAAGTGATCCAGGAAGGTAGCGAACTGCGTTTCGCCGCTCGTAATGGCGACCAGCAGAACCGCGCTATGGCCGGTACTACTCGTGCTCTGGTGAACAACATGGTCATCGGTGTCAGCCAAGGCTTCGAGCGTAAGCTGCAACTGGTCGGCGTGGGCTACAAAGCTCAAGCCAAAGGCCAGGTGCTGAACCTCGCACTGGGCTTCTCCCACCCGATCGACTACGAATTGCCGGAAGGCGTCGTGGCTGAAACCCCGAACCAGACCGAAATCCTGATCAAGGGTATCGACAAGCAACTGGTGGGTCAGGTGGCTGCGGAAATCCGTGACTTCCGTCGTCCTGAGCCCTACAAGGGCAAAGGCGT
- the rpmC gene encoding 50S ribosomal protein L29 has product MKATELREKTAQQLNEQLLGLLRDQFNLRMQKATGQLGQSHLLSQVKRDIARVKTVLNQQAGK; this is encoded by the coding sequence ATGAAAGCGACCGAACTTCGTGAAAAAACCGCACAGCAACTGAACGAGCAACTGCTCGGTCTGCTGCGCGACCAGTTCAATCTGCGCATGCAGAAAGCAACTGGCCAGTTGGGGCAGTCTCACCTGCTCTCGCAAGTTAAGCGCGACATCGCTCGTGTGAAAACTGTGCTCAACCAGCAGGCAGGTAAGTGA
- the rpsS gene encoding 30S ribosomal protein S19 — translation MPRSLKKGPFIDLHLLKKVEAAVEKNDRKPVKTWSRRSMILPQMVGLTIAVHNGRQHVPVLVNEDMVGHKLGEFAGTRTYRGHVADKKGKR, via the coding sequence GTGCCACGTTCTCTGAAAAAAGGTCCTTTTATCGATCTTCACCTACTGAAGAAGGTCGAAGCGGCGGTGGAAAAGAACGATCGCAAGCCGGTTAAAACCTGGTCGCGTCGCTCCATGATCCTGCCGCAGATGGTCGGTCTGACCATCGCTGTGCATAACGGTCGCCAGCATGTCCCGGTCCTCGTGAACGAAGACATGGTCGGCCACAAACTGGGCGAATTTGCCGGCACCCGTACCTATCGTGGTCACGTTGCCGACAAGAAAGGCAAGCGTTAA
- the rplX gene encoding 50S ribosomal protein L24, protein MQKIRRDDEIIVIAGKDKGKRGKVLKVLADDRLVVGGINLVKRHTKPNPMSGVQGGIVEKEAPLHASNVAIFNSETNKADRVGFKTEDGKKIRVFKSTQKPVGA, encoded by the coding sequence ATGCAAAAGATTCGTCGTGACGACGAGATCATCGTGATCGCCGGCAAAGACAAAGGTAAGCGCGGTAAGGTGCTCAAGGTTCTCGCTGACGACCGTCTGGTCGTCGGTGGCATCAACCTGGTGAAGCGTCATACCAAGCCGAACCCGATGTCGGGCGTTCAAGGCGGTATCGTCGAGAAAGAAGCGCCTCTGCACGCTTCCAACGTTGCCATCTTCAACTCTGAAACCAACAAGGCTGACCGCGTTGGCTTCAAGACCGAAGACGGCAAGAAAATTCGTGTCTTCAAGTCCACCCAGAAGCCGGTTGGCGCTTGA
- the tuf gene encoding elongation factor Tu, translated as MAKEKFERNKPHVNVGTIGHVDHGKTTLTAALTRVCSEVFGSARVDFDKIDSAPEEKARGITINTAHVEYDSNIRHYAHVDCPGHADYVKNMITGAAQMDGAILVCSAADGPMPQTREHILLSRQVGVPYIVVFLNKADMVDDAELLELVEMEVRDLLSTYDFPGDDTPIIIGSALMALNGQDDNEMGTTAVKKLVETLDTYIPEPVRAIDKPFLMPIEDVFSISGRGTVVTGRVERGIVRIQEEIEIVGLRPTTKTTCTGVEMFRKLLDEGRAGENCGVLLRGTKRDEVERGQVLAKPGTIKPHTKFEAEVYVLSKEEGGRHTPFFKGYRPQFYFRTTDVTGSCELPEGVEMVMPGDNIKMVVTLIKPIAMEDGLRFAIREGGRTVGAGVVAKIIE; from the coding sequence GTGGCTAAGGAAAAATTCGAACGTAACAAACCGCACGTCAACGTTGGCACCATCGGTCACGTTGACCACGGTAAAACCACTCTGACCGCTGCTCTGACCCGTGTCTGCTCCGAAGTTTTCGGTTCCGCTCGCGTTGACTTCGACAAGATCGACAGCGCCCCGGAAGAGAAGGCTCGTGGTATCACCATCAACACTGCCCACGTAGAGTACGATTCCAACATTCGTCACTACGCGCACGTTGACTGCCCGGGTCACGCCGACTACGTGAAGAACATGATCACCGGTGCTGCCCAGATGGACGGCGCGATCCTGGTCTGCTCGGCTGCCGACGGCCCGATGCCGCAAACTCGTGAGCACATCCTGCTGTCCCGTCAGGTTGGCGTACCGTACATCGTTGTCTTCCTGAACAAGGCTGACATGGTTGACGACGCTGAGCTGCTGGAGCTGGTCGAGATGGAAGTTCGCGACCTGCTGAGCACCTACGATTTCCCGGGTGACGACACTCCGATCATCATCGGCTCGGCGCTGATGGCTCTGAACGGCCAGGACGACAACGAGATGGGCACCACTGCCGTCAAGAAGCTCGTCGAGACTCTGGATACTTATATCCCTGAGCCGGTTCGTGCCATCGACAAGCCGTTCCTGATGCCGATCGAAGACGTATTCTCGATCTCCGGCCGCGGTACTGTAGTGACCGGTCGTGTAGAGCGCGGTATCGTCCGTATCCAGGAAGAAATCGAAATCGTTGGTCTGCGTCCGACCACCAAGACCACCTGCACCGGCGTTGAGATGTTCCGCAAGCTGCTGGACGAAGGTCGTGCTGGTGAGAACTGCGGCGTGCTGCTGCGCGGCACCAAGCGTGATGAAGTCGAGCGTGGTCAGGTTCTGGCCAAGCCGGGCACCATCAAGCCGCACACCAAGTTCGAAGCTGAAGTGTACGTTCTGTCCAAAGAAGAAGGTGGTCGTCACACCCCGTTCTTCAAGGGCTACCGTCCGCAGTTCTACTTCCGTACCACTGACGTGACCGGTTCGTGCGAACTGCCGGAAGGCGTTGAGATGGTAATGCCGGGCGACAACATCAAGATGGTTGTCACCCTGATCAAGCCGATCGCCATGGAAGACGGCCTGCGCTTCGCAATTCGCGAAGGTGGCCGTACCGTTGGTGCCGGCGTGGTTGCCAAGATCATCGAGTAA
- the rplW gene encoding 50S ribosomal protein L23 — protein MNQERVFKVLLGPHISEKATVLADKQGQFVFKVATDATKLEIKKAVEGLFGVKVERVTTQNVLGKSKRTARGLGKRNDWKKAVISLQPGQELDFTSSAE, from the coding sequence ATGAACCAGGAACGCGTATTCAAAGTGCTGCTTGGCCCGCACATCTCCGAGAAGGCCACGGTTCTGGCTGACAAGCAAGGTCAGTTCGTTTTCAAAGTCGCTACCGATGCGACCAAGCTGGAAATCAAGAAGGCTGTCGAAGGCCTGTTCGGCGTGAAGGTTGAGCGCGTTACTACTCAGAACGTTCTGGGTAAGAGCAAGCGCACCGCTCGCGGTCTGGGCAAGCGTAACGACTGGAAGAAGGCAGTTATCTCCCTTCAGCCGGGCCAAGAACTCGATTTCACCAGCAGTGCTGAGTAA